A genomic region of Leptolyngbya sp. NIES-2104 contains the following coding sequences:
- a CDS encoding DEAD/DEAH box helicase, producing the protein MTLSFQSLGLSEERISHLEELGFTAPTAIQAQAIPHLLAGRDVVGQAQTGTGKTAAFGLPILERIDLKSPTVQALILTPTRELAMQVCQAIRSFTNDRRVKVVTIYGGQSIELQVDRLRRGAQIVVGTPGRVIDLLGRGDLRLDNLEWLVLDEADEMLNMGFIQDVEKILSQAPAERQTTFFSATMEPSIRKLVNKFLNSPVTVTIEQPKAAPSRINQVAYTIPRGWNKAKAILPILELEDPEAAIIFVRTRRAAAELTSQLQAAGHSVDEYHGDLSQSQRERLLLRFRQQQIKWVVATDIAARGIHVDDLTHVINYDLPDSVESYVHRIGRTGRAGKEGTAISLVHPLDRRKLRDIENHVRQRLEIKAIPTRAEIEARYLDKLQSQVRETLAGERVASFLPIVSQLAEDYEPHTIAAAALQMIYDRTRPAWLTIGTDPTPEENGSGSGRSSGGPKQKPVKRARPSGSSGHRRQPAQSK; encoded by the coding sequence ATGACCCTTTCTTTTCAAAGCCTCGGACTGTCTGAAGAACGAATTAGCCATCTGGAAGAACTCGGCTTTACTGCCCCGACTGCGATTCAAGCCCAAGCCATTCCTCATCTACTCGCTGGGCGCGATGTGGTCGGTCAAGCACAAACCGGAACCGGAAAAACTGCGGCGTTTGGTCTTCCGATTCTAGAGCGCATTGATCTAAAATCTCCGACCGTTCAAGCTCTGATTCTGACTCCGACTCGTGAGCTAGCAATGCAGGTCTGTCAAGCGATTCGATCGTTTACCAACGATCGACGCGTCAAAGTCGTGACGATTTACGGCGGACAATCGATCGAGCTTCAAGTCGATCGGTTACGTCGCGGCGCTCAAATCGTGGTGGGAACTCCCGGACGCGTGATCGATTTACTCGGTCGTGGCGATCTAAGACTCGACAATCTAGAGTGGCTCGTACTCGATGAAGCCGACGAAATGCTGAATATGGGCTTTATTCAAGATGTCGAGAAGATTCTGAGCCAAGCTCCCGCTGAACGTCAGACGACTTTCTTCTCTGCGACGATGGAACCCTCGATTCGCAAGTTGGTGAACAAGTTCTTGAATTCGCCTGTGACGGTAACGATCGAGCAACCGAAAGCTGCACCGTCTCGTATTAATCAAGTCGCTTATACGATTCCTCGCGGATGGAATAAAGCAAAAGCAATCTTGCCGATTCTTGAACTCGAAGATCCAGAAGCAGCGATCATCTTTGTTCGGACTCGTCGGGCTGCCGCAGAATTGACCAGCCAACTGCAAGCGGCTGGACACAGCGTGGATGAATACCACGGTGATTTGAGCCAGAGCCAGCGTGAGCGTTTATTGCTCCGGTTCCGTCAGCAGCAGATTAAATGGGTGGTTGCGACTGATATCGCGGCACGAGGCATTCACGTGGATGACCTGACTCATGTGATTAACTACGATCTGCCGGATAGTGTCGAAAGCTATGTTCACCGGATTGGTCGGACTGGACGTGCAGGTAAGGAAGGTACAGCGATTTCGCTCGTGCATCCGCTCGATCGACGTAAATTGCGTGACATCGAGAACCATGTGCGTCAGCGTTTAGAGATCAAAGCAATTCCGACTCGTGCAGAAATCGAAGCGCGTTACCTGGATAAATTGCAGTCTCAGGTGCGTGAAACTCTCGCAGGTGAGCGAGTTGCATCGTTCTTGCCGATCGTGTCTCAGTTAGCTGAAGATTACGAACCGCATACGATCGCAGCGGCGGCTCTTCAGATGATTTACGATCGCACTCGACCCGCTTGGTTGACGATCGGCACTGATCCGACTCCAGAAGAAAATGGCTCCGGCTCTGGACGCTCTTCGGGTGGACCTAAGCAGAAACCTGTGAAGCGTGCTAGACCTTCGGGATCTTCGGGTCATCGTCGTCAGCCTGCACAATCGAAGTAA
- a CDS encoding PolC-type DNA polymerase III, with protein sequence MLSTDILAFYRNLCSQTLTVVDLETSGHKPPRSRAIEVSVLNASLKDGILNQETYLINPGVNLPPIITNITGITQEMLEDAPPPEEVWAKCLPLLEQGVLTAHNISFDYPFIRSEYARLGIPFYRSKSEQFCTVKFSRLMLSELPSRSLPNLVKHFQFPVGESHRAEADTMACWLLAEMLLKEIANEDDEAVLARIGQQLLSISDAVKIIGGSQKTARARLDAAGVEPYVSQRTGTHLFRRADVERVYWQKHQLSLP encoded by the coding sequence ATGCTATCCACTGATATCCTTGCGTTTTATCGAAATCTCTGTTCGCAGACCTTGACTGTCGTCGATCTCGAAACTTCTGGTCACAAGCCGCCTCGGAGTCGAGCGATCGAGGTTTCCGTTTTAAACGCTAGTTTGAAAGATGGCATTCTCAATCAAGAAACGTATTTAATTAATCCGGGTGTGAACCTGCCGCCGATCATTACGAACATTACCGGCATCACTCAGGAAATGCTAGAAGATGCGCCGCCCCCGGAAGAAGTTTGGGCAAAGTGTTTGCCGTTATTAGAGCAGGGCGTTTTGACGGCGCACAATATTAGTTTTGACTATCCGTTTATTCGATCGGAATATGCGCGGTTGGGGATTCCGTTTTATCGATCGAAGTCTGAGCAGTTCTGCACCGTAAAATTCTCGCGCTTGATGTTGTCGGAGTTACCGTCACGCAGTTTACCGAACTTAGTCAAACATTTTCAGTTTCCAGTCGGAGAATCGCATCGTGCAGAAGCTGATACGATGGCGTGTTGGTTATTAGCGGAAATGCTATTGAAAGAAATTGCGAATGAAGATGATGAAGCGGTATTAGCAAGGATTGGACAGCAATTATTATCGATTAGTGATGCAGTTAAGATTATTGGCGGATCGCAAAAGACAGCACGTGCTCGATTAGATGCAGCAGGAGTTGAACCGTATGTTTCTCAGCGGACAGGAACGCACCTGTTCCGGCGGGCGGATGTTGAGCGAGTTTATTGGCAAAAACATCAACTCTCGTTACCTTGA